From Triticum aestivum cultivar Chinese Spring chromosome 4A, IWGSC CS RefSeq v2.1, whole genome shotgun sequence, a single genomic window includes:
- the LOC123086889 gene encoding aspartic proteinase 39-like — protein MPRPSPPTSFNQAQIAQAQAGKDSEVAKLRSRKMGKGVPDAEKAELNSVKDHHAAAVAKLRSRKMGKGVPDAEKAELNSVKDHHAAAVADMPRFLKFGRMSTMKLVLVAITSLLLASEAQPTVLKLERPNALPGGGVVELPVNGTGKYMFHGPYLTRVILGNPSQSFDVLIDTGSILLWIGCETARIPTRLFYPASSTSVLGCSDHSCQALESARAAKCNTSNNRCAYDLGYGNGDNGTASNAVGYYISDLVHLNGLSTPARIVFGCTTSWSGQLTRGGFDGIFGLSPFGMSFISQLYSLGISGKVFTLCMHSPTGGGILAFGEALEPGLTYTPLLPSPQYYQVNLQSIAVNGQTLPIESSVFGPSPSNFTFVDSGTTLAYLADGAYEPFISAIRVATPPSELPFTGENGEICFATSTSIDSAFPSVELDFVGGAKMFLYPHNYMYYVKPSVYCIGWLRNTGRQVTLLGDIVLVDKILVLYIAKSTYTYLIMCVLIMCAKSTYTDSTVVTSDQRIY, from the exons ATGCCCAGGCCCTCGCCACCGACGAGCTTCAATCAGGCGCAGATCGCGCAGGCTCAGGCCGGCAAGGACTCGGAGGTCGCCAAGCTCCGGAGCCGCAAGATGGGGAAGGGTGTTCCAGATGCGGAGAAGGCCGAGCTCAACTCTGTCAAAGACCACCACGCCGCCGCGGTCGCCAAGCTCCGGAGCCGCAAGATGGGGAAGGGTGTTCCAGATGCGGAGAAGGCCGAGCTCAACTCTGTCAAAGACCACCACGCCGCCGCGGTCGCCGACATGCCTAG GTTTCTCAAGTTTGGACGAATGAGCACCATGAAGTTGGTCTTGGTGGCTATTACCTCGTTGTTGCTTGCCAGTGAGGCGCAGCCCACAGTTCTGAAGCTGGAGCGTCCCAACGCACTGCCAGGAGGAGGAGTTGTTGAGCTCCCTGTGAACGGTACTGGAAAGTACATGTTCCACGG GCCATATTTGACTCGCGTGATTCTTGGGAACCCATCACAGAGCTTCGACGTTCTCATCGACACGGGAAGTATCCTACTGTGGATTGGTTGTGAGACAGCGCGAATTCCT ACCCGCCTCTTTTACCCCGCATCATCAACATCAGTACTCGGTTGCTCGGATCACTCGTGCCAGGCTCTGGAGAGTGCGAGGGCTGCAAAGTGCAACACCTCCAATAATAGGTGCGCTTATGATCTCGGGTATGGCAACGGGGATAATGGCACAGCTTCGAACGCCGTCGGCTATTATATATCTGATTTAGTGCACCTGAACGGCCTTTCTACTCCTGCACGCATTGTCTTCGG GTGTACTACTTCGTGGTCGGGGCAACTGACACGTGGCGGATTCGACGGAATTTTTGGCTTGTCGCCTTTTGGGATGTCGTTTATTTCACAGCTATATTCCCTTGGAATCTCTGGCAAGGTATTCACGCTGTGCATGCATAGTCCAACTGGTGGCGGAATTCTTGCATTCGGTGAAGCCCTCGAGCCTGGCTTGACCTACACACCCCTCTTGCCATCGCC GCAATATTACCAAGTGAATCTACAGAGCATAGCTGTAAATGGGCAGACACTCCCCATTGAAAGCTCAGTGTTTGGACCCTCACCGAGTAATTTTACCTTCGTCGATTCGGGAACCACGCTCGCGTATCTAGCAGATGGAGCATATGAGCCGTTTATTAGTGCA ATAAGGGTTGCAACCCCTCCGTCTGAACTTCCGTTCACCGGGGAAAATGGCGAAATTTGTTTTGCCACTTCCACCAG TATTGACTCTGCTTTCCCGTCCGTGGAACTAGACTTTGTGGGTGGTGCCAAAATGTTTCTGTATCCACACAACTACATGTATTAT GTTAAGCCTTCAGTGTATTGCATTGGCTGGCTTAGGAACACGGGGAGACAGGTCACTTTACTTGGAG ATATCGTGCTCGTAGACAAAATCCTAGTGCTATACATTGCAAAATCGACCTACACTTATTTGATTATGTGTGTACTTATTATGTGTGCAAAATCGACCTACACTGATTCTACAGTTGTAACTTCTGACCAAAGGATTTACTGA